The following proteins are co-located in the Brienomyrus brachyistius isolate T26 unplaced genomic scaffold, BBRACH_0.4 scaffold35, whole genome shotgun sequence genome:
- the siah2l gene encoding LOW QUALITY PROTEIN: E3 ubiquitin-protein ligase Siah2 (The sequence of the model RefSeq protein was modified relative to this genomic sequence to represent the inferred CDS: deleted 2 bases in 2 codons) — MSRPSSAGGGGGGLAGKAGGGKHGGSSGAAAAAAAAAAAAAAAAAAAAAAAGVSGSVAGSGSAAPAASVALPAAALQGQSAELTALFECPVCFDYVLPPILQCQAGHLVCNQCRQKLSCCPTCRGPLTPSIRNLAMEKVASTLPFPCKYASSGCMLSLHHSEKPEHEELCEFRPYTCPCPGASCKWQGSLEAVMPHLMHAHKSITTLQGEDIVFLATDINLPGAVDWVMMQSCFGNHFMLVLEKQERYEGHQQFFAVVLLIGTRKQAEGFAYRLELNGNRRRLTWEATPRSIHDGVASAIMNSDCLVFDTSIAHLFADNGNLGINVTISMC; from the exons ATGAGCCGTCCGTCCTCAGCGGGCGGCGGGGGCGGAGGACTCGCCGGGAAGGCTGGCGGAGGCAAACACGGCGGCTCTTCCGGAGCAGCCGCGGCCGCCGCTGCAGCCGCCGCGGCAGCAGCAGCGGCAGCAGCTGCTGCGGCGGCCGCCGCCGGAGTGTCGGGGTCTGTGGCCGGCTCGGGCTCCGCCGCGCCTGCCGCGTCCGTGGCGCTACCGGCCGCCGCGCTGCAGGGCCAGTCGGCGGAGCTGACCGCGCTCTTCGAGTGCCCCGTGTGCTTCGACTACGTGCTGCCGCCCATCCTGCAGTGCCAGGCCGGCCACCTGGTGTGTAACCAGTGCCGCCAGAAGCTGAGCTGCTGCCCGACCTGCCGCGGCCCTCTCACGCCCAGCATCCGGAATCTGGCTATGGAGAAAGTTGCGTCCACGCTACCTTTTCCTTGCAAG TATGCCTCCTCGGGCTGCATGCTGTCGCTGCACCACAGCGAGAAGCCAGAGCATGAGGAGCTGTGCGAGTTCCGGCCGTACACCTGCCCCTGTCCGGGGGCGTCCTGCAAGTGGCAGGGCTCGCTGGAGGCTGTCATGCCGCACCTGATGCACGCCCACAAGTCCATCACCACCCTGCAGGGCGAGGACATCGTCTTCCTGGCCACGGACATCAACCTGCCCGGTGCTGTCGACTGGGTCATGATGCAGTCCTGCTTTGGA AACCACTTCATGCTGGTTCTGGAGAAGCAGGAGCGATACGAGGGCCATCAGCAGTTCTTCGCCGTCGTGCTGCTGATCGGCACCCGTAAGCAGGCCGAGGGCTTCGCCTATCGGCTCGAGCTGAACGGCAATCGGCGCCGGCTCACCTGGGAGGCCACACCGCGCTCCATCCACGACGGCGTGGCCTCCGCCATCATGAACAGCGACTGCCTGGTG TTCGACACGTCCATCGCCCACCTCTTTGCCGACAACGGCAACTTGGGCATCAACGTCACCATTTCCATGTGCTGA